ATATagattaataaaatacacatattataatattacacataaatatactttttaattatacTTATGAgtttatttacatatgataataaacaatttacttatttatcattttttatatttatattgaaTTTTAAAGTCAGAGCCATAAACATCGGAACTTTGgttattttacaaaaaatataagacattatttaaatttattattctaaAGAATCgtcttttcttttataaacaaaaaatataaatcaatAAATTATACAGGATCGCCATGCATAagtttgtatatatttgataatcCTACTTCTTCCCcaatttataaatactaACATAAACACTAACGCAAAAATCaccaaaatatataacattttcaaGTGGACaactatttttaaaatattatactaattcttaaaataatgggaattaaaataaatatgccTTTAACGTAGCTTACCttctttaaatatatttcctcCAAATAGTACTTTATACTTCAATTCAATTCCTACATCACTTCATTTATCATTCGGTTCAGGTGTCACTGAATGAAGAAATCGCATTAAATGTCCTTTTggttgaaataaaaataaattattttcttccaATTCCCCTGTTTGCCTCTCAGTTTCTCATATTAAACattgtaattatttaaatcaaCGTTCTCTTCTAGAACCAAGTCTATTCCAATATTTGATCAATTGTTCCATAAACCATTAACCCCAAATTAgcaataaaatacaaaaagtAAATTATTCAACACATTTACCATTAAGTTATATTAACACAAAATCCAATTCttataatttatcaaaatatattactttATTCGTTTATCTTCATCCTCATTTTTTCTCTTACATATTTAGACTTAATATAAATCTTAAAAACTACAAATTATcctatacatatttaaaacaaatacttaaactaataaatattatcaaattactcaaaattaaatacaatataataCTTAGCCCTAACCCAAATATAGGGCCCACAAACATAACCCTGACCCATAACATAAAAACggtttaaaaattatacaaaatcagtataaaaatattataactatacatatataacattatatattattgattatattatttaattattcttataaaccaaataattttcagCAAAAACTAACTATCCCCAAATATGACATCtcttaattatattaattgaTGTCATctgaataatatattaatgatttattttcctctttatttttttgattctTAAATTGAGTCTTTGAAGCCTTTTCCGAAAGTCAAATAATGAATgctaatataaaaatagtaaaaaacaattgttaattttgtagtgatgatatatattttaaatattatattttcatttgatTTGTTAATTACCTTATACGTAATTCCTAAATAGATAAgtaatgcaaaaaaaagaaatgtCATTGGGATTACTGAAATTTTTATAGATGAACTTCGTGAACTTCGTGAAAATGGTTTTGTTGCTTTTTCTGTTGGAAGAATTGGGAATTgtttaaaattatcaatTTTACCAGATTTATcagtttttaatttattataatcagTTAATAAAACAGACAATATTTGACTATGAGGggtattttcaatattatagTAATCGTTGAGATCTGTATATTTCTCAACAAAATTATTCGCATTATTTGACAGGGTGCCGCTTTTTTCATTCTTTGCAACATTGCCATAAATAttacataataatttgaatgcatcataaaatttagaCAGATCTTCAATATCAATATTGAACAAATCTTTTTGTTTATCTATGATTTCCTTAAGATTTGCACAAATACTGGaatcatttataaatttactatatttaccactattttttacatgTTTAGTATAAAAATCGTTTATTGTGGTGGTATTGTGCTCTGAATTTTGCTTTAATTGGTAACTTAACcatgaaataatatatagaaaaaatgcatttgtattattttcattataatcATCTGTATCTTTGGATATAGTAAAATATTGTTCAAGTAACCATAAAAATCcaattgtaattttttcgAGATCAGTATTGCAGTTTTCACTAGGGCAGTACTTATTGAAATTTgtaatttgtttaaattcaaaatttGCGGTTCCGCCTAATTCAGCAGGTAAATAATACCTcaaaaaatcaaattttAAACACTAAGAAaccatttaaaaaaaaatggtaaaaatatgtattaagaaaatgtttttaaaataaagcTTAATGAAGTTTATaggaaatataatataaaaaaatgtacatACTAGAGTATCATTCATTATGatggaatatattttataatctCTATGTTAAGGGGGATtcatgttatatatatactaaaaTAGGTAATACAATTATTTATCCCTATATACAACAATTATTTgtagataaaaatatttttattattattaatttcaatttaaaattaatatggaataataatataatattttactataagaatattatattttttttatggtAGTTAAATTTCCTTGTTTTTGGGGGGtttaatacatttattatatgtatatataatacaattttgCATAAATTGTTATCCTCAATAACACTCTTATGagcattattataaaacttAAAGTAACATTGTAATGAAATTAGGATATATCTTCTTATACATATGCtttaatatagaaaatatacgttatatcttttgttttaataaatgatgctccaaaaataatatattgaaaaaatcgaaacaattaagaaatatattattactataatccttaaaagtatataaatggttattttttaaaatatattaaatactTATATACTTGCttcttataatatataatatagacttttctaaatttgtaacatttataaaataagttGCATTGttcccttttttaatttatatgcataattttaatattatttttatttaatatagataaattcataatatattttaataagttcgataacattatttttattcctacatatttaatttaaaattattctttattgagtgattttataatatattttgcacATATTTTCCACGGTTTAAAACGAAAATTAGCGCTGAAATcgtatttattatgttatttataaGCTTAAATAAACCTTTGAATGCAAAtagtttttaaaataataataattattagatattaaatattaaaaaattaataagtATTGatgcaaattttaaa
This DNA window, taken from Plasmodium berghei ANKA genome assembly, chromosome: 13, encodes the following:
- a CDS encoding BIR protein, with the translated sequence MNDTLCLKFDFLRYYLPAELGGTANFEFKQITNFNKYCPSENCNTDLEKITIGFLWLLEQYFTISKDTDDYNENNTNAFFLYIISWLSYQLKQNSEHNTTTINDFYTKHVKNSGKYSKFINDSSICANLKEIIDKQKDLFNIDIEDLSKFYDAFKLLCNIYGNVAKNEKSGTLSNNANNFVEKYTDLNDYYNIENTPHSQILSVLLTDYNKLKTDKSGKIDNFKQFPILPTEKATKPFSRSSRSSSIKISVIPMTFLFFALLIYLGITYKASKTQFKNQKNKEENKSLIYYSDDIN